The Hordeum vulgare subsp. vulgare chromosome 7H, MorexV3_pseudomolecules_assembly, whole genome shotgun sequence DNA window GAGGTAATAACTGATATGAATGACATGCTTGTTTCTCGTCCGTTGCTTGTGCAACTGATCTGGCATCTCACAGTCCCACTCTTGTTCTCTTGTACTAGGAAACTTGGGGGATGTGATCCTGGGCTACGACACGGTTGCTGAATATGTGGTAAGATCATCCATAAACGCCCATGTTTCTATTTCCTAACACAACATGGTTCAGTTCTTCTTCTTTAGCTTTGCTGACAAAGTCGGTTTCTGCTTTTGCTTTGCATGCATCTCGACCGTGCGTGTTGTGCAGAATGGCACCGCCTACTTCGGAGGGCTGATCGGCCGTGTCGCCAACAGGATCGCCAACGCCCGGTTCACGCTGGACGGGAAATCCTACCGCTTGTTTCccaacgatggcaacaacacgcTACACGGTACGTACAGTCCAGTACAAGAGGAaacttcccctcccctcccctcctctcttcccaTGAGTTGCGATCGATCATCTTATTTCTGCTCTTGTTCTCCTCTAGGTGGTCACCGGGGATTCGACAAGGTCGTGTGGACGGTGAAGGAGCACGTCGCCGGTGGCCGCTCCCCGTTCATCACCCTGTATTACCATAGCTTCGACGGAGAGCAAGGTCATAAAGAATTTCGAGCAGCCATTGGCACAACTCTTGAGCTTGCACCGCCCTTAAGACTCCTAGCTGTGAACATTTGAGCAGGGTTTCCAGGCGACGTGGACGTGCACGTGACGTACCAGATCACGGGCCGGCACGCGCTGAGCGTGCGCATGAACGCGACGGCCCGGAGCAAGGCCACGCCGGTGAACCTCGCGCACCACGCCTACTGGAACCTCGGCGGCGACGGCAGCGGCAGCGTCCTCGGCCAGAAGATCCGCCTCTTCGCCTCTCGGTACACGCCCGTGGACGCCGCGCTCATCCCGACGGGCCGCCTGGCGCCCGTGGCCGGCACGCCGTACGACTTCCGCAGGCCGGCGGCCGTGGGCGCGCGCATCGGCGGCCTCCTGAGCCGTGGCGTCGCCGGGTACGACATCAACTACGTCGTCGACGGCGGCAGGGGCCTGCGGCGGGTGGCGGCCGTCCGGGACGGCGCGTCCGGCAGGGCGATGGAGCTGTGGGCGGACCAGCCCGGGGTGCAGTTCTACACGGCCAACGGGCTGAGCGGGGTGAGGGGGAAAGGCGGCAAGGTATACGGCCGCTACGGCGCGCTGTGCCTGGAGACGCAGGGGTTCCCGAACGCCGTCAATGAACCGAGCTTCCCGTCGCAGATCGTCCGGCCGGGGAAGGTGTACAGGCATCACATGCTCTTCAGGTTCTCCTTCTAGTAGTCCAAGCTCGGTCGTTTGTCAGGCAACACAACCGTCGTCTCTTGTGTTTCTGTACTGTCAGGATTTGATCGGTTCAGCTTCACCCTTCCAAGGGAAGAATAAAAAGCATGCTGCATGTTCAAgctgatagatcccgtggatcgtcaaggctagatgtgttcggtaatagtaatagatcattaccttgtgatgaactcgatgagctccctccggTCGTCCATCGTGAGGCGGTGACgacggtgggaaaggagagagatGTGACAGCGGCGGCcgtggacttcccatcgcttcagtgcgtccctctagatcggattagggttagagagtggggaaccagtggcggaggcgaacctcgtaacccgtgccatggtccccaccttctctacatatagcactgcgcgacaggggcccaccagccttgcttgggctggacgcccccgatcagggcgtgagtcaaggtccaattggccgttgggcccattgagaaagagatcaatctaacattctcccccttgatctcatcatatacttttaactttacccgtttcgtaacagatcaatacatagggcatgtttcatcgtcacggctcaattgccgatggaatcagacagccacaatgtacctctctattttgagacagattctttaaccttgggccctttattgtccggaaattttagactataccataaaacccatgtcgactgtgtgttctccgaacgcactgggcggtaagcctttgataagcagatctgcaaacacttgtttgttgcttttatgcttcaagtatttttccataattccggactttctccttcacaacacgtaactctttgtcagtgtgtttggcatcaacacttgactcgttgTGAGAGGAGCGAAAGAATTTAAaatggttatcgttgttgtcaaccaTTATCAACTCCGGGTATAGGTAGCCATTAACCATTTCGCCTATCCCTCAGCCTCATATCAAGCTATAACGtatcattgcatcacattgatgacaatGATTTCACTCATTTGGAGACTTTCCACACAAAACTCTgagtatgaaagttagcgacaattgtggattttgctatacatttcacaagtcctcCTTTGTACTCACAATGTTTTGAGAGGACTTATTTCTTTCAGCATGAGGCCAATATCTTTGAATCCATTCCATTGATTTATCGATGGACTGGACATTGccaaaacaacccggatatatacgtgaactgtgtcagggtaatatcttgagcttccaacaactgaagcatatggtaccatatccgtttacaatattttcttattaacttttggaacaccatagtttccacttccattacccttgactataagaacagacgtaggttttctcgtatgcatactttagagatctttcttagcatgtccatgcgacattcctaatatccccttttattcttttgaactctgaggacaagaacttcttctctcctcctgcaCTAGAATTGACATCACCACTAGTAAGTAGGACGTCATCCCACATGCACAGGAATTGGGAaacgaatttcccattctataactttgcatgaatgcaattgtcctctcattttctttgcacaaaaatctttcgatttaagtcatgttttacacctttacatatttcctttggagtcacattttccttgtagacccttcataaagtctacgttagtgaaattcaaatgatggaatttcactaacatagactttatagtactcacaagtatctgattttcacattcctagagaccatcaaaatctCAGGTACTGGCACTTCTTTCATATGGGATAGTTGTTGCTCTGTCATTGTCAAGAGGCAATTAattctatagtcacccatttccaaaaggcaataggttttacagggacctgtatcacaagatcccttgtagagctaacaacagatgttgtataggtcatacaacatgctcccccagattactccatcttcactgaagaaatggcgtatcttcaaactttcttctttatggcGCTTTAAGCACCACTgttgtattccttagtctgctTTTGGAACTATAAGAGATCCGAAAATACaactgtttcttttctttaggggtatcataatgacggtattcagatgactgtcgtactccccttgacaatcatattcttcattaatggatcactttagatgcataatgtctctttctccccctcgaaatgtggcaagaacttttctgccacaatttcgaaacccatccatagctcttgtgaaatgaggaaacttcgattatctagTTCATTCATCTTATCTCTTCatgtaaaatgaagttataagttaactagtatggaagtactttttcctcatttcatttcagaaactcaacagagttctttatcattgtctcttttgcaagtcacacgtgcatatcattcttgtctttaggttcgtctgttacttttatcctttctagatttagtgattgcataatgaccgttacacataaggtgtacggtcgatgataggaaagcttaatagctactccatacttttctcccatagtgggacacattaaccgcacataagtcatcataactttctcctgtcatacaggataaggcttttgccaaaatttctcccgccatacacggattgttgacataatacaatgtcaactttacccggttacgcaggcattcttcccagacttttcccgccatgcgggtaattccctttaagggacatcataaatgccataattggctcttttgactgcatcaaattcagaaataaatctgaattatctttgacacacatgtttgatccgacgttggtcaaattcaacatgcatgttgcttgtttcatttcaatcatgttgactgaaaaaggagacttcatcatagagagtacatgaaagacattcgtcaaccaagactctcaatgatctatctcttttcttttcttgaattaatatccaagagttcttttcttgtgaagccattctttagagagaatttattccctcaagttatgacctttcttttccatctttcgggtcactagtacccaaaacattcgctttcatgagtgaaagcttgaataacttttagtctgagaatacttagccaataaacaacggtaatgagcataaaaataaccctacgttggtctgattaaaatcatgcacattaaacCCTTTAAGACTTTCTTTTATATTCTAAATCACCGTTGggcagaattagaataaaacatcatccTACTATATTAatttcatatcaccgttgggcagaaatggaaataatgcatataacttataaacaatgtgatgatagTATTTGTAAGAAATAATCATCATCGTTAACCATACTGTagcagaaaaaagaaaataaacatttctctatgtgtgctctgaaaattgatcactttgatacaaaatttatcagaaatttaagctttaaacataagatgactcatacaattatagcattttTGTCATCAACGTGGGTCAGAAAACAACAATACCATATTTTAACTTTAAAACAAACTTCATTCTATTGTCATAGCGGAAACTGTTTGAATCTCATTTCACCCACAGGGAAAAACTTTGCTAATAACagttcttccaattaaattttcccgTTGGTTCCAATTTAATTGAAGGATAAAATCTTtttactttgcagcggaaaaaCGTGAATATGAAAATTCATACTCCTTCACAAAAAATTATTCagttaaaaataaaaattcatgaactttattttccttttataaaatccatgaacttttctcttcctgaaaatatttcttttattttcagaaccttttatttttctttgcagaaAAAACATGTTATtattacagaaaaatattctgtcataattaaaaattcatgaactttataatcctttttaaaaaattcatgaactttcttttttctgaaaatctttcttttattttcagaaccttttattattcttttcagagaaatattattatatttctgtTGATTTAAACAGAAAAATAGCAACATTTTTATTTCCTGTTATCTAGACATAATTTCGTAAAAAAATATCTAGAAGtgccttttatttcttttcaaaaacttttcatttttctttacaGAAAAATGTCTATTACTTGTcagaaactttgaacatttctttaatttctatttttctaaacatattttcataGAAAAATGTCTAGAAAACACTTTTAAATCTGTCTAAAATGGACAGAAAGCTTAAAATACATTTAATACGAAAAAATGGCCGGCTAGGCCGGCCTGTGGCCTCGGCCCGCCACCAGTCAACCTGCGAGACACGCACCAGCGCCTCCCTGCGGCCTCGAGTGGGCCGGCCTGGCGCAGCGGCCTGCGGCCCGAAGGCCCGTCACAATTTACGGTTTCGATCTTGACCATCGGATTAGATCCGACGGCTAGGCAAGAATTTCGCTGGGATAAAAAACCCCTTTCCATCTGTCGAATCCCTAGCCGTTTTCATTTCTCTCCTCACCCCGCCGCTTTCTCCTCTGACCGACCGAGCCGGTCTGTTCGCGCGacagggaggggctcgccgctTGAGCTACGGCGGCCGCCGGTGACGGGGTCGAAGACCGCCGCCCCGCGCGTGCCCCTGGTTCATTCCCCTCCTGTGTCTCGGGCAGACCACGCCGGTGGCTCCCGGCCTTTTCCCGTGCAGGCTTGGTGGCCGAGCCCTCCCTCGCGCTGGCGGCATGGATGCCCCGCCGAGGAGGGTCTCTGGGGCCCCGCCGAGGAGGTGGCAGTTGGCATGCGAGGGGTTTTTGGCCGCCGGCAGCGGTGACCGAAGGTCCCGCGCCGCGCGCGCCGGCTTTCCTCTCCCCAGAGCCGTGGCCCGCCTCTCGCCGGCTGCGCACACGCTTCGCGGTGGGTGCGCCGCCGTCGAGCGGTCGGCTGCGGTTCCACTTATCCATTTGCCTTCCACCACCACGGTATTGAGAGGAACCAGCGGCTTGACGCGACCGGCGCCGTCTTCGTCTCCTTGCCGGTGCGCGCGAGCACCTCCAAGGTGAACGCGCCACCGTCAAGGGCGCGGTGGTGGTGCCCATTGCCCCTGTGGGCTGATTCTTTCCTTTGCATGtcccccccttttttctttttggaTTCAATCCGACCTTTTCTTTGCCTCCAAAGAGGTGGTACCTTCGTCCGAtgcctcggcttgccgatgcgcgTCGAGATCGAGAGGGTTGGCGCGGCGGCGCTCTTTGCCGACGAGGCCCGAGGCCATCTTCGGTTTCTTTGCCCATCTTGTTTGCTTTTGGGGAGGGGAATACTTTGCTTGTGCTTCTTTCAACCGAAAACACATCTAATACCaaccttgctcatgataccattgatagatcccgtggatcgtcaaggctagatgtgttcggtaatagtaatagatcattaccttgtgatgaactcgatgagctccctccggtcgtccatcgtgaggtggtgacgacggtgggaaaggagagagatgtgacagcggcggcggtggacttcccatcgcttcagtgcgtccctctagatcggattagggttagagagtggggaaccagtggcgacggcgaacctcgtaacccgtgccatggtccccacctcctctacatATAGCACTGCGctacaggggcccaccagcct harbors:
- the LOC123407790 gene encoding galactose mutarotase-like, with product MRMARALLVVVLAACFVALGLPGGAAAERKIVGIYELKKGDFSIKVTNWGATLMSVILPDSRGNLGDVILGYDTVAEYVNGTAYFGGLIGRVANRIANARFTLDGKSYRLFPNDGNNTLHGGHRGFDKVVWTVKEHVAGGRSPFITLYYHSFDGEQGFPGDVDVHVTYQITGRHALSVRMNATARSKATPVNLAHHAYWNLGGDGSGSVLGQKIRLFASRYTPVDAALIPTGRLAPVAGTPYDFRRPAAVGARIGGLLSRGVAGYDINYVVDGGRGLRRVAAVRDGASGRAMELWADQPGVQFYTANGLSGVRGKGGKVYGRYGALCLETQGFPNAVNEPSFPSQIVRPGKVYRHHMLFRFSF